In the Ostrinia nubilalis chromosome 7, ilOstNubi1.1, whole genome shotgun sequence genome, one interval contains:
- the LOC135073231 gene encoding muscle LIM protein Mlp84B isoform X1, producing the protein MPFKPADNPKCPKCGKSVYAAEERVAGGLKWHKMCFKCGLCQKLLDSTNCSEHEGELFCKVCHARKFGPKGYGFGGGAGCLSMDAGEHLKAEDAGVRTNGACLEPRVIAKAPPGEGCPRCGGYVYAAEQMLARGKAWHRECYKCGDCHKRLDSTNCCEGPDKDIYCKGCYAQRFGPRGIGHGGMSSLGLMCDIKDMEWQSDQAPKTTLIDTASIMAPPGKGCPRCGGVVFAAEQVLAKGREWHRKCFKCRDCTKTLDSIIACDGPNGEVYCKTCYGKKWGPHGYGFACGSGFLQTDGLTEDEISASRPFYNPDTTSIKAPKGQGCPRCGGMVFAAEQQLAKGTMWHKKCFNCAECHRPLDSMLACDGPDKEIHCRACYAKLFGPKGFGFGHAPTLVSCDAEPSVTYTEQLPFTGQKAAKGQGCPRCGFPVYAAEQMHSKNGTWHRRCFSCADCHRSLDSTNLNDGPNGEIYCRGCYGRNFGPKGVGFGMGAGTLTMA; encoded by the exons ATGCCTTTCAAACCAGCAGACAACCCCAAGTGTCCGAAATGCGGCAAGTCCGTATACGCAGCCGAGGAGAGAGTAGCCGGTGGACTGAAGTGGCACAAGATGTGCTTCAAGTGCG GACTGTGCCAGAAGTTGCTGGACTCCACCAACTGCTCAGAACACGAAGGTGAACTGTTCTGCAAAGTATGCCACGCGCGCAAGTTCGGTCCCAAGGGCTACGGCTTCGGCGGTGGCGCTGGCTGCCTTTCCATGGACGCTGGTGAACACCTGAAGGCTGAAGATGC GGGTGTAAGGACAAACGGAGCGTGCCTGGAACCGCGTGTCATCGCGAAGGCTCCACCCGGCGAAGGATGCCCGCGTTGCGGCGGTTACGTCTACGCCGCCGAGCAAATGTTGGCTCGCGGAAAG GCGTGGCACAGGGAGTGTTACAAGTGCGGCGACTGCCACAAACGGCTGGACTCTACGAACTGTTGCGAAGGCCCTGACAAAGACATTTACTGCAAAG GATGCTACGCACAAAGATTTGGTCCTAGGGGTATTGGACATGGGGGTATGTCATCCCTGGGTCTTATGTGTGATATAAAGGACATGGAGTGGCAAAG TGATCAAGCTCCTAAGACCACACTGATCGACACCGCGTCTATCATGGCTCCCCCCGGCAAGGGTTGCCCGCGGTGCGGCGGTGTTGTGTTCGCCGCTGAACAGGTGTTAGCCAAGGGTCGCGAGTGGCATCGCAAGTGCTTCAAGTGTCGCGACTGTACTAAGACACTGGACTCCATCATCGCTTGCGACGGACCCAACGGCGAGGTCTACTGCAAGACCTGCTACGGCAAGAAGTGGGGACCCCACGGCTACGGTTTTGCTTGTGGCTCAGGATTCCTTCAGACCGATGGCTTGAC cGAGGACGAGATCTCGGCCAGCCGTCCCTTCTATAACCCAGACACAACTTCCATCAAGGCGCCTAAAGGACAGGGCTGCCCACGTTGCGGAGGCATGGTCTTCGCTGCCGAACAACAACTGGCAAAGGGAACC ATGTGGCACAAGAAGTGCTTCAACTGCGCGGAATGCCACCGGCCGCTGGATTCGATGCTGGCGTGCGACGGGCCCGACAAGGAGATCCACTGCCGCGCCTGCTACGCCAAGCTCTTCGGGCCCAAGGGCTTCGGCTTCGGCCACGCCCCCACCCTCGTCTCATGCGACGCCGAGCCCTCTGTTACATA CACTGAACAGTTACCATTCACGGGACAGAAGGCTGCTAAGGGTCAAGGCTGCCCACGCTGTGGTTTCCCAGTCTATGCCGCTGAACAGATGCACTCCAAGAATGGCACATGGCACAGAAGGTGCTTTTCATGTGCGGACTGCCATAGATCTCTT GATTCCACAAACTTGAATGACGGACCCAATGGTGAAATCTACTGCCGAGGCTGCTACGGCAGGAACTTCGGGCCCAAGGGTGTAGGTTTTGGAATGGGCGCAGGCACATTGACGATGGCGTAA
- the LOC135073232 gene encoding selenoprotein F produces MFTFSAFISIVLLSAYTVSAEFTSEDCASLGFIKANLLCSSCDQLKDFSLDDLVVHCKECCHNDDNAPKEKKYARAILEVCTCKFPAYPQIQAFVKSDRPAKFPNLQIKYVRGLDPIIKLLDKDGIVKDTVAIEKWNTDSVEEFLNTHLVKEEEDDRHYLKTNQI; encoded by the coding sequence ATGTTTACATTTTCAGCTTTTATATCGATAGTACTTCTATCTGCATACACAGTTTCAGCAGAGTTCACATCTGAAGACTGTGCTTCTCTTGGATTTATTAAAGCCAATTTACTGTGCTCATCCTGTGATCAACTAAAGGATTTTAGCTTGGATGACTTGGTAGTCCACTGCAAGGAATGCTGCCATAATGACGATAATGCTCCGAAAGAGAAAAAGTATGCCCGTGCCATTCTAGAAGTGTGTACTTGCAAGTTTCCTGCCTATCCCCAGATTCAGGCGTTTGTGAAAAGTGACAGACCCGCTAAGTTCCCTAACCTTCAAATTAAGTACGTACGTGGTCTAGACCCTATCATAAAACTTCTGGATAAGGATGGTATCGTTAAAGATACAGTGGCAATTGAAAAATGGAATACTGATTCCGTTGAGGAATTTTTAAACACTCATCTTGTCAAGGAAGAAGAAGATGATCGTCACTACTTAAAAACTAACCAAATTTAA
- the LOC135073231 gene encoding muscle LIM protein Mlp84B isoform X4, producing MPFKPADNPKCPKCGKSVYAAEERVAGGLKWHKMCFKCGLCQKLLDSTNCSEHEGELFCKVCHARKFGPKGYGFGGGAGCLSMDAGEHLKAEDAGVRTNGACLEPRVIAKAPPGEGCPRCGGYVYAAEQMLARGKAWHRECYKCGDCHKRLDSTNCCEGPDKDIYCKVCYGKKFGPKGYGYGKGAGVLQSDPYANGMLRTKIWS from the exons ATGCCTTTCAAACCAGCAGACAACCCCAAGTGTCCGAAATGCGGCAAGTCCGTATACGCAGCCGAGGAGAGAGTAGCCGGTGGACTGAAGTGGCACAAGATGTGCTTCAAGTGCG GACTGTGCCAGAAGTTGCTGGACTCCACCAACTGCTCAGAACACGAAGGTGAACTGTTCTGCAAAGTATGCCACGCGCGCAAGTTCGGTCCCAAGGGCTACGGCTTCGGCGGTGGCGCTGGCTGCCTTTCCATGGACGCTGGTGAACACCTGAAGGCTGAAGATGC GGGTGTAAGGACAAACGGAGCGTGCCTGGAACCGCGTGTCATCGCGAAGGCTCCACCCGGCGAAGGATGCCCGCGTTGCGGCGGTTACGTCTACGCCGCCGAGCAAATGTTGGCTCGCGGAAAG GCGTGGCACAGGGAGTGTTACAAGTGCGGCGACTGCCACAAACGGCTGGACTCTACGAACTGTTGCGAAGGCCCTGACAAAGACATTTACTGCAAAG TATGTTATGGGAAGAAGTTTGGCCCCAAGGGTTATGGTTACGGCAAGGGAGCCGGTGTCCTTCAAAGTGACCCTTACGCCAATGG GATGCTACGCACAAAGATTTGGTCCTAG
- the LOC135073231 gene encoding muscle LIM protein 1 isoform X5, with translation MPFKPADNPKCPKCGKSVYAAEERVAGGLKWHKMCFKCGLCQKLLDSTNCSEHEGELFCKVCHARKFGPKGYGFGGGAGCLSMDAGEHLKAEDAN, from the exons ATGCCTTTCAAACCAGCAGACAACCCCAAGTGTCCGAAATGCGGCAAGTCCGTATACGCAGCCGAGGAGAGAGTAGCCGGTGGACTGAAGTGGCACAAGATGTGCTTCAAGTGCG GACTGTGCCAGAAGTTGCTGGACTCCACCAACTGCTCAGAACACGAAGGTGAACTGTTCTGCAAAGTATGCCACGCGCGCAAGTTCGGTCCCAAGGGCTACGGCTTCGGCGGTGGCGCTGGCTGCCTTTCCATGGACGCTGGTGAACACCTGAAGGCTGAAGATGC GAATTGA
- the LOC135073231 gene encoding muscle LIM protein Mlp84B isoform X3: MPFKPADNPKCPKCGKSVYAAEERVAGGLKWHKMCFKCGLCQKLLDSTNCSEHEGELFCKVCHARKFGPKGYGFGGGAGCLSMDAGEHLKAEDAGVRTNGACLEPRVIAKAPPGEGCPRCGGYVYAAEQMLARGKAWHRECYKCGDCHKRLDSTNCCEGPDKDIYCKVCYGKKFGPKGYGYGKGAGVLQSDPYANGDQAPKTTLIDTASIMAPPGKGCPRCGGVVFAAEQVLAKGREWHRKCFKCRDCTKTLDSIIACDGPNGEVYCKTCYGKKWGPHGYGFACGSGFLQTDGLTEDEISASRPFYNPDTTSIKAPKGQGCPRCGGMVFAAEQQLAKGTMWHKKCFNCAECHRPLDSMLACDGPDKEIHCRACYAKLFGPKGFGFGHAPTLVSCDAEPSVTYTEQLPFTGQKAAKGQGCPRCGFPVYAAEQMHSKNGTWHRRCFSCADCHRSLDSTNLNDGPNGEIYCRGCYGRNFGPKGVGFGMGAGTLTMA; the protein is encoded by the exons ATGCCTTTCAAACCAGCAGACAACCCCAAGTGTCCGAAATGCGGCAAGTCCGTATACGCAGCCGAGGAGAGAGTAGCCGGTGGACTGAAGTGGCACAAGATGTGCTTCAAGTGCG GACTGTGCCAGAAGTTGCTGGACTCCACCAACTGCTCAGAACACGAAGGTGAACTGTTCTGCAAAGTATGCCACGCGCGCAAGTTCGGTCCCAAGGGCTACGGCTTCGGCGGTGGCGCTGGCTGCCTTTCCATGGACGCTGGTGAACACCTGAAGGCTGAAGATGC GGGTGTAAGGACAAACGGAGCGTGCCTGGAACCGCGTGTCATCGCGAAGGCTCCACCCGGCGAAGGATGCCCGCGTTGCGGCGGTTACGTCTACGCCGCCGAGCAAATGTTGGCTCGCGGAAAG GCGTGGCACAGGGAGTGTTACAAGTGCGGCGACTGCCACAAACGGCTGGACTCTACGAACTGTTGCGAAGGCCCTGACAAAGACATTTACTGCAAAG TATGTTATGGGAAGAAGTTTGGCCCCAAGGGTTATGGTTACGGCAAGGGAGCCGGTGTCCTTCAAAGTGACCCTTACGCCAATGG TGATCAAGCTCCTAAGACCACACTGATCGACACCGCGTCTATCATGGCTCCCCCCGGCAAGGGTTGCCCGCGGTGCGGCGGTGTTGTGTTCGCCGCTGAACAGGTGTTAGCCAAGGGTCGCGAGTGGCATCGCAAGTGCTTCAAGTGTCGCGACTGTACTAAGACACTGGACTCCATCATCGCTTGCGACGGACCCAACGGCGAGGTCTACTGCAAGACCTGCTACGGCAAGAAGTGGGGACCCCACGGCTACGGTTTTGCTTGTGGCTCAGGATTCCTTCAGACCGATGGCTTGAC cGAGGACGAGATCTCGGCCAGCCGTCCCTTCTATAACCCAGACACAACTTCCATCAAGGCGCCTAAAGGACAGGGCTGCCCACGTTGCGGAGGCATGGTCTTCGCTGCCGAACAACAACTGGCAAAGGGAACC ATGTGGCACAAGAAGTGCTTCAACTGCGCGGAATGCCACCGGCCGCTGGATTCGATGCTGGCGTGCGACGGGCCCGACAAGGAGATCCACTGCCGCGCCTGCTACGCCAAGCTCTTCGGGCCCAAGGGCTTCGGCTTCGGCCACGCCCCCACCCTCGTCTCATGCGACGCCGAGCCCTCTGTTACATA CACTGAACAGTTACCATTCACGGGACAGAAGGCTGCTAAGGGTCAAGGCTGCCCACGCTGTGGTTTCCCAGTCTATGCCGCTGAACAGATGCACTCCAAGAATGGCACATGGCACAGAAGGTGCTTTTCATGTGCGGACTGCCATAGATCTCTT GATTCCACAAACTTGAATGACGGACCCAATGGTGAAATCTACTGCCGAGGCTGCTACGGCAGGAACTTCGGGCCCAAGGGTGTAGGTTTTGGAATGGGCGCAGGCACATTGACGATGGCGTAA
- the LOC135073231 gene encoding muscle LIM protein Mlp84B isoform X6, with amino-acid sequence MPFKPADNPKCPKCGKSVYAAEERVAGGLKWHKMCFKCGLCQKLLDSTNCSEHEGELFCKVCHARKFGPKGYGFGGGAGCLSMDAGEHLKAEDAGVRTNGACLEPRVIAKAPPGEGCPRCGGYVYAAEQMLARGKAWHRECYKCGDCHKRLDSTNCCEGPDKDIYCKVCYGKKFGPKGYGYGKGAGVLQSDPYANGGIGHGGMSSLGLMCDIKDMEWQSDQAPKTTLIDTASIMAPPGKGCPRCGGVVFAAEQVLAKGREWHRKCFKCRDCTKTLDSIIACDGPNGEVYCKTCYGKKWGPHGYGFACGSGFLQTDGLTEDEISASRPFYNPDTTSIKAPKGQGCPRCGGMVFAAEQQLAKGTMWHKKCFNCAECHRPLDSMLACDGPDKEIHCRACYAKLFGPKGFGFGHAPTLVSCDAEPSVTYTEQLPFTGQKAAKGQGCPRCGFPVYAAEQMHSKNGTWHRRCFSCADCHRSLDSTNLNDGPNGEIYCRGCYGRNFGPKGVGFGMGAGTLTMA; translated from the exons ATGCCTTTCAAACCAGCAGACAACCCCAAGTGTCCGAAATGCGGCAAGTCCGTATACGCAGCCGAGGAGAGAGTAGCCGGTGGACTGAAGTGGCACAAGATGTGCTTCAAGTGCG GACTGTGCCAGAAGTTGCTGGACTCCACCAACTGCTCAGAACACGAAGGTGAACTGTTCTGCAAAGTATGCCACGCGCGCAAGTTCGGTCCCAAGGGCTACGGCTTCGGCGGTGGCGCTGGCTGCCTTTCCATGGACGCTGGTGAACACCTGAAGGCTGAAGATGC GGGTGTAAGGACAAACGGAGCGTGCCTGGAACCGCGTGTCATCGCGAAGGCTCCACCCGGCGAAGGATGCCCGCGTTGCGGCGGTTACGTCTACGCCGCCGAGCAAATGTTGGCTCGCGGAAAG GCGTGGCACAGGGAGTGTTACAAGTGCGGCGACTGCCACAAACGGCTGGACTCTACGAACTGTTGCGAAGGCCCTGACAAAGACATTTACTGCAAAG TATGTTATGGGAAGAAGTTTGGCCCCAAGGGTTATGGTTACGGCAAGGGAGCCGGTGTCCTTCAAAGTGACCCTTACGCCAATGG GGGTATTGGACATGGGGGTATGTCATCCCTGGGTCTTATGTGTGATATAAAGGACATGGAGTGGCAAAG TGATCAAGCTCCTAAGACCACACTGATCGACACCGCGTCTATCATGGCTCCCCCCGGCAAGGGTTGCCCGCGGTGCGGCGGTGTTGTGTTCGCCGCTGAACAGGTGTTAGCCAAGGGTCGCGAGTGGCATCGCAAGTGCTTCAAGTGTCGCGACTGTACTAAGACACTGGACTCCATCATCGCTTGCGACGGACCCAACGGCGAGGTCTACTGCAAGACCTGCTACGGCAAGAAGTGGGGACCCCACGGCTACGGTTTTGCTTGTGGCTCAGGATTCCTTCAGACCGATGGCTTGAC cGAGGACGAGATCTCGGCCAGCCGTCCCTTCTATAACCCAGACACAACTTCCATCAAGGCGCCTAAAGGACAGGGCTGCCCACGTTGCGGAGGCATGGTCTTCGCTGCCGAACAACAACTGGCAAAGGGAACC ATGTGGCACAAGAAGTGCTTCAACTGCGCGGAATGCCACCGGCCGCTGGATTCGATGCTGGCGTGCGACGGGCCCGACAAGGAGATCCACTGCCGCGCCTGCTACGCCAAGCTCTTCGGGCCCAAGGGCTTCGGCTTCGGCCACGCCCCCACCCTCGTCTCATGCGACGCCGAGCCCTCTGTTACATA CACTGAACAGTTACCATTCACGGGACAGAAGGCTGCTAAGGGTCAAGGCTGCCCACGCTGTGGTTTCCCAGTCTATGCCGCTGAACAGATGCACTCCAAGAATGGCACATGGCACAGAAGGTGCTTTTCATGTGCGGACTGCCATAGATCTCTT GATTCCACAAACTTGAATGACGGACCCAATGGTGAAATCTACTGCCGAGGCTGCTACGGCAGGAACTTCGGGCCCAAGGGTGTAGGTTTTGGAATGGGCGCAGGCACATTGACGATGGCGTAA
- the LOC135073231 gene encoding muscle LIM protein Mlp84B isoform X2, with amino-acid sequence MPFKPADNPKCPKCGKSVYAAEERVAGGLKWHKMCFKCGLCQKLLDSTNCSEHEGELFCKVCHARKFGPKGYGFGGGAGCLSMDAGEHLKAEDAGVRTNGACLEPRVIAKAPPGEGCPRCGGYVYAAEQMLARGKGYHRRCFKCLNCNRTLDSTMHCDGPDREIYCRGCYAQRFGPRGIGHGGMSSLGLMCDIKDMEWQSDQAPKTTLIDTASIMAPPGKGCPRCGGVVFAAEQVLAKGREWHRKCFKCRDCTKTLDSIIACDGPNGEVYCKTCYGKKWGPHGYGFACGSGFLQTDGLTEDEISASRPFYNPDTTSIKAPKGQGCPRCGGMVFAAEQQLAKGTMWHKKCFNCAECHRPLDSMLACDGPDKEIHCRACYAKLFGPKGFGFGHAPTLVSCDAEPSVTYTEQLPFTGQKAAKGQGCPRCGFPVYAAEQMHSKNGTWHRRCFSCADCHRSLDSTNLNDGPNGEIYCRGCYGRNFGPKGVGFGMGAGTLTMA; translated from the exons ATGCCTTTCAAACCAGCAGACAACCCCAAGTGTCCGAAATGCGGCAAGTCCGTATACGCAGCCGAGGAGAGAGTAGCCGGTGGACTGAAGTGGCACAAGATGTGCTTCAAGTGCG GACTGTGCCAGAAGTTGCTGGACTCCACCAACTGCTCAGAACACGAAGGTGAACTGTTCTGCAAAGTATGCCACGCGCGCAAGTTCGGTCCCAAGGGCTACGGCTTCGGCGGTGGCGCTGGCTGCCTTTCCATGGACGCTGGTGAACACCTGAAGGCTGAAGATGC GGGTGTAAGGACAAACGGAGCGTGCCTGGAACCGCGTGTCATCGCGAAGGCTCCACCCGGCGAAGGATGCCCGCGTTGCGGCGGTTACGTCTACGCCGCCGAGCAAATGTTGGCTCGCGGAAAG GGCTATCACAGGCGATGCTTCAAATGCTTAAATTGCAACAGGACCTTAGATTCTACAATGCATTGTGATGGACCAGATAGGGAGATTTACTGTCGAG GATGCTACGCACAAAGATTTGGTCCTAGGGGTATTGGACATGGGGGTATGTCATCCCTGGGTCTTATGTGTGATATAAAGGACATGGAGTGGCAAAG TGATCAAGCTCCTAAGACCACACTGATCGACACCGCGTCTATCATGGCTCCCCCCGGCAAGGGTTGCCCGCGGTGCGGCGGTGTTGTGTTCGCCGCTGAACAGGTGTTAGCCAAGGGTCGCGAGTGGCATCGCAAGTGCTTCAAGTGTCGCGACTGTACTAAGACACTGGACTCCATCATCGCTTGCGACGGACCCAACGGCGAGGTCTACTGCAAGACCTGCTACGGCAAGAAGTGGGGACCCCACGGCTACGGTTTTGCTTGTGGCTCAGGATTCCTTCAGACCGATGGCTTGAC cGAGGACGAGATCTCGGCCAGCCGTCCCTTCTATAACCCAGACACAACTTCCATCAAGGCGCCTAAAGGACAGGGCTGCCCACGTTGCGGAGGCATGGTCTTCGCTGCCGAACAACAACTGGCAAAGGGAACC ATGTGGCACAAGAAGTGCTTCAACTGCGCGGAATGCCACCGGCCGCTGGATTCGATGCTGGCGTGCGACGGGCCCGACAAGGAGATCCACTGCCGCGCCTGCTACGCCAAGCTCTTCGGGCCCAAGGGCTTCGGCTTCGGCCACGCCCCCACCCTCGTCTCATGCGACGCCGAGCCCTCTGTTACATA CACTGAACAGTTACCATTCACGGGACAGAAGGCTGCTAAGGGTCAAGGCTGCCCACGCTGTGGTTTCCCAGTCTATGCCGCTGAACAGATGCACTCCAAGAATGGCACATGGCACAGAAGGTGCTTTTCATGTGCGGACTGCCATAGATCTCTT GATTCCACAAACTTGAATGACGGACCCAATGGTGAAATCTACTGCCGAGGCTGCTACGGCAGGAACTTCGGGCCCAAGGGTGTAGGTTTTGGAATGGGCGCAGGCACATTGACGATGGCGTAA